agggttgttggagttagggtaggatggttgggttgtggttggactccatgatctttgagatttttttccaacctgagcgattctatgactctatcaTTCTATGGCCCCGCCCCCGCCGCCGGCAGCCAATCGCACCGCAGTGTCTCCACGCCGCGGCTAATCCCCACTTCCGGTTCCGCCCTCCGCACATCGCCGCCGTCCTGAATGCCGCGGATCCGGCGTTAGCAGCGTGCGGGGCGGAGCCTCTGCACGGGGACCACAATGCTCAcccaattccaaccccctgctatgtgcagcgAGCGCCGAGGCGCAGTTGTGAGCGGGGCTGCTGCGGGAGGGGGTGGGGCCATGCAGATCAAGATGCAGACCGCCCCGCGCGCGGCATGACGGGAGCGCAATAAACCAGGAACGGAACGGTCGTGGAGCCCCGTGGAACTTGCGTGGGCCTCAGCGCGGGCTTGGAGAGGAGCGCGGCTGTTGGGCGCGAAGCGGGAGTGGGGAGAGTGGTTGGGAGGCCGGTCGCCGCGCGGTGCGGGCTGGTGGCGGGGCGTGGGGAGCGGGTCGGCGGGAGCAGAAAGCATACTTACCTGGCAGGGGNNNNNNNNNNNNNNNNNNNNNNNNNNNNNNNNNNNNNNNNNNNNNNNNNNNNNNNNNNNNNNNNNNNNNNNNNNNNNNNNNNNNNNNNNNNNNNNNNNNNNNNNNNNNNNNNNNNNNNNNNNNNNNNNNNNNNNNNNNNNNNNNNNNNNNNNNNNNNNNNNNNNNNNNNNNNNNNNNNNNNNNNNNNNNNNNNNNNNNNNNNNNNNNNNNNNNNNNNNNNNNNNNNNNNNNNNNNNNNNNNNNNNNNNNNNNNNNNNNNNNNNNNNNNNNNNNNNNNNNNNNNNNNNNNNNNNNNNNNNNNNNNNNNNNNNNNNNNNNNNNNNNNNNNNNNNNNNNNNNNNNNNNNNNNNNNNNNNNNNNNNNNNNNNNNNNNNNNNNNNNNNNNNNNNNNNNNNNNNNNNNNNNNNNNNNNNNNNNNNNNNNNNNNNNNNNNNNNNNNNNNNNNNNNNNNNNNNNNNNNNNNNNNNNNNNNNNNNNNNNNNNNNNNNNNNNNNNNNNNNNNNNNNNNNNNNNNNNNNNNNNNNNNNNNNNNNNNNNNNNNNNNNNNNNNNNNNNNNNNNNNNNNNNNNNGCTGCCCCCACCGGGCCGGgccttcctctttctcctcctcctcctcctcctcctcctccttctcttttcaGGGCTGCGGGCCCCGCGCGGACCCCCCGGCTGAGGGTGGAGGCACCggggctgccccccaccccGTCCCAAAGCCATGGCACAGTGGGGGCGGAGaggaactgaaataaatatgggGTGAAAGGGGCGAGGGTGGGGCTGGGGCGCGTCCCCCCCGGCAGACGCACGGCCCCGCTCCGCTGTGCGGTGTTTGGTTTATTGTGGACATCGGCGCTGTCCCACGGAGCTGCGATGGCGGTGGGGTGCGGGGACTCGGGCCTCAATGTCTATGGAGGGGTCGGACGTGGGGTGGGGCGCGGCGGGTCAGTACTCGTCCTGCTCCTCCGtttgctgctcctccagctcgTCGTCCTCCGGCGGGGCGAAGCCCTCCTGCGTGGGGGGACACGGCACCGTCAGCACCGGGACTCAATGAACGGAGAGCCCGCCCCGGGGCTGCGGTGCAGGGCACGCACCTCGGTGGCGTAGAGCACGCTGACGATGCCGCTGATGATGGGGCTGTTCTCGTTCTCGTGCTCCTGGCAGATGAGTTCGATGTCCCGCAGTTTGCTGAAGTAGAAATCCCGCTCCTTCTCCAAGCCGTCCACCGTCAGCTTCAAGTCCATCAGCTGCAGGCGGATGGGGACGCTAGCACTGGGGGGCTCCCCTCGTTCCGTGCTCCCCGTGTCCCCAGTGTACCTGCTGGTTGAGCTCCAAGATCTGTGCGTCAGCCTCGGGGCCCCCGTTGCGGGTGGCAGGTGAGTTTTTCCGCAGGATGCCAGTGGGGACGTTGCCCAGGCGTGCCGGGTGCTGCGTGTTCTTGGGGCCCGTGGGGGAGGTCCTCTGTGGGACTTGGGGGGGCCGGAGAGCGGCGTTAATACCGGGGAACCCCCACCCGGTGGCAGCAGGCTGAGGAGCTGAGCCGcccctgtgcctcagtttccccaggCAGAGCCCTCCCCGCGCCCCTCGCAGCCCCTATGCAGGTGGTGCTTGTGACCGAGGGGGAGCTTTGCcatgcaggcagccagcaggcaCTCATCCACGGGTCAAGGCACCGCTCCCGGGTTGTGGCACTGTCCCTAAGTTATGGCACCGCCCCTGGGttacagcacagccctgggttGTGGCACCGTCCCCGTGCCACCACGGTGTCCCCTGCCTGTCCCCgatggctgcaggcagcagagcgCAGGCAGGGCAGGGTGGGGGCACGCTGGGGGTGCACACTGAGCGCAGTGAGAGCGATGTGGGGCGCAGGAGGCGGGGGTCCAGGGCATTACCTGCAGTGCCAATGAGTTTCTTGGGTTTGTTGAAGCTGTGATCACCTGGGTTAGGGGCGGGCGCCGCGTCCTGGCCCTGCCGCGCCAGCAGCGGGTTGTATTCCTTCCCGTCGTAGTTGGCATCGAAGAACTTCTTGAACCATTGGATGAACTCAAAGTTGTCCTGGAACTTCCCCTTCACCAGCCTCTCCACTGCGATGATCTGTGGGGACATACGGGCTGGGGGCCGCCCTCCCCGCCCAGGACCCCCCAGTATATGCCCCCCACCCTACCTCAGGACCTACCTTATCCACTCCCATTTTCTTGAAGGCAGCCTGCAACACCTTGAAGTTGTGGATGTACTCGTGCTCCAGCTTGGCCTGGAACTTCACCTTCCGCAGGTGCACGCAGCCGGGGAACAGCATGTCCATGAACTGGCAGTAGGCAGCCCCTGGGGGGACAGGGGGGAAACACGTGTCAGGTGGCTGCGACACCCCCAGGGGGACACCATGGGGTGGTGGCACATCCCCACCTGAGCAAAGCTGCTCGATCTTGGTGTAGTTGAGCTGCAAGGAGTCGTTGACCCAGGCCAGCATGTCATGGCGGCTCAGGTTCTCGCTGGTCACCGAGGTGGAGTACACATTGACGGCCATGCCCCAGCTGCAGAGAGACGGGGTGTCATGTGGGATCCCCTCAGCCTTCTGTAGGGCACGGCTGTGGGGCAGGAAGCAGCCTTTCCCATCAGGAACCCCCCTCTGCGGGGCACGACTGTGGGGCAGGATGTGGTCCTTCCCATGGAGATCCCTCTCTCCGGGACAGGATGTtaccctccctccccctccctcctGAGTACTGAGCTGGTGCCATTGGGACCTCTGTCTTCTGGgggcacagctgtgcagcaggatGCAGCCCAGAGCCATTGAGACTCTCCCCTCTGGGGGCcatggctgtggggcaggatgcAGCCTAGTGCCACTGGGACCCCCCTCTGGGGGCACGGCTGTCGGGGAGGGGGAGCAGGGTGTGACCATCCCCATTGGGATGTCCCAGCCATGGGGCACAGCTCTGGGGCAGAAGATGCATTATGCAGCCGGGTACCATCACGATGCCCCAACCACAAACATGGTGTCGGGGGGATGTGGGTGTGCCACCAACCCCATAAGCAGCTTACAGTTCCCCCGGCCCGGCCCAGCCCTCGACCGCATCCTAATCTGCCCGAGGTACACCGGAGCAGGGCTTACAGGGGCAACATCTGCCAAGAGATCCCGTGCCCAGATGGCgaggggatgtggggcagggcGCAGCCCCCAGCCCGGGGCACAGCACTGGGGGAGGGGAAGGCCACGGTGCTGCACTTTCACCCCACACCCAACGCTGGGGATTGGGCACACAGCGATCGTCCCGTCGGCTGTGACCAGAGGCGTTGGGAATCGACTCTACTGCACTGGGGATGTCGCGGGggtcccttccctccctccccccgcAGCCCCCAAGCCCCCATCCATAGGCATTAATCCGCTTTCACTCTGCGGCGCACATCAGAGATCACGGCTTAGGAGCCAGCTGCGAGCCACGCTCCGGATAGGAGGCTGNNNNNNNNNNNNNNNNNNNNNNNNNNNNNNNNNNNNNNNNNNNNNNNNNNNNNNNNNNNNNNNNNNNNNNNNNNNNNNNNNNNNNNNNNNNNNNNNNNNNNNNNNNNNNNNNNNNNNNNNNNNNNNNNNNNNNNNN
This genomic interval from Meleagris gallopavo isolate NT-WF06-2002-E0010 breed Aviagen turkey brand Nicholas breeding stock unplaced genomic scaffold, Turkey_5.1 ChrUn_random_7180001848624, whole genome shotgun sequence contains the following:
- the MAPRE3 gene encoding microtubule-associated protein RP/EB family member 3 isoform X1, which translates into the protein MAVNVYSTSVTSENLSRHDMLAWVNDSLQLNYTKIEQLCSGAAYCQFMDMLFPGCVHLRKVKFQAKLEHEYIHNFKVLQAAFKKMGVDKIIAVERLVKGKFQDNFEFIQWFKKFFDANYDGKEYNPLLARQGQDAAPAPNPGDHSFNKPKKLIGTAVPQRTSPTGPKNTQHPARLGNVPTGILRKNSPATRNGGPEADAQILELNQQLMDLKLTVDGLEKERDFYFSKLRDIELICQEHENENSPIISGIVSVLYATEEGFAPPEDDELEEQQTEEQDEY
- the MAPRE3 gene encoding microtubule-associated protein RP/EB family member 3 isoform X2, producing MAVNVYSTSVTSENLSRHDMLAWVNDSLQLNYTKIEQLCSGAAYCQFMDMLFPGCVHLRKVKFQAKLEHEYIHNFKVLQAAFKKMGVDKIIAVERLVKGKFQDNFEFIQWFKKFFDANYDGKEYNPLLARQGQDAAPAPNPVPQRTSPTGPKNTQHPARLGNVPTGILRKNSPATRNGGPEADAQILELNQQLMDLKLTVDGLEKERDFYFSKLRDIELICQEHENENSPIISGIVSVLYATEEGFAPPEDDELEEQQTEEQDEY